Proteins co-encoded in one Desulfofundulus luciae genomic window:
- a CDS encoding RluA family pseudouridine synthase, translating to MKISYHRVEEENAGERLDVFLAKENPDFSRSHIQRLIAEQQVTVNGEPARPSYRVKPGDEVVLKIPLPRELEVVPENIPVDIYYEDGDVVVVNKPRGMVVHPAEGNYSGTLVNALLYHCRDLSGVNGVMRPGIVHRLDKDTSGLIMVAKNDFAHLELARQLKDRRVTRRYIALAHGNFKENRGMVDAPIGRHPRDRQRMAVVSRRGRQAVTHYEVLERFGQYTLLELKLETGRTHQIRVHMAYLGHPLVGDLKYGPSRPHFGLQGQFLHAATLGFHHPRRGEYLEFTAPLPGELADILVRLRQG from the coding sequence ATGAAGATTAGTTACCATCGGGTGGAGGAGGAAAATGCCGGGGAACGCCTGGATGTTTTCTTGGCTAAAGAAAATCCAGATTTCTCCCGTTCCCATATCCAGAGATTAATAGCCGAGCAGCAGGTAACGGTAAACGGTGAGCCCGCGCGCCCAAGTTACCGGGTTAAGCCGGGGGATGAGGTGGTGCTGAAAATACCATTGCCCCGGGAACTGGAAGTGGTTCCGGAAAACATCCCCGTGGACATCTATTATGAAGATGGGGATGTGGTGGTGGTAAATAAACCCCGGGGTATGGTGGTGCACCCGGCGGAAGGGAACTACAGTGGAACCCTGGTAAACGCCCTTTTATACCATTGCCGGGACCTGTCCGGGGTAAACGGTGTAATGCGGCCCGGTATCGTGCACCGGCTGGATAAAGATACATCGGGTCTGATTATGGTGGCTAAAAACGACTTTGCCCACCTTGAGCTGGCCCGGCAACTGAAAGACCGCCGGGTCACCAGACGTTACATTGCCCTGGCCCATGGAAACTTCAAGGAGAACCGGGGTATGGTGGATGCTCCCATTGGCCGCCACCCCCGGGATCGGCAGCGCATGGCCGTGGTGAGCCGGAGGGGGCGCCAAGCCGTAACCCATTATGAGGTCCTGGAGCGTTTCGGCCAGTATACCCTGCTGGAACTAAAGCTGGAAACCGGCCGGACTCACCAGATCCGTGTCCACATGGCCTACCTGGGACATCCCCTGGTGGGAGATTTAAAATACGGGCCGTCCCGGCCCCACTTCGGTCTGCAGGGCCAGTTTTTGCACGCGGCAACACTGGGCTTTCACCACCCCAGGCGGGGAGAATATCTGGAGTTTACCGCCCCATTGCCCGGGGAACTGGCGGATATCCTTGTCCGGTTGCGTCAGGGCTAG
- a CDS encoding transposase — translation MAFGGFEKDRGTLKYRCPARHYGVKCRGMEQCSARGGVRIPLAEDRRVFTPLARSSYKWKTTYKKRTAVERVNARLDEVYGFEKHFIRGLKKMKLRCALALMVMLAMAVGRLRQKQGINLRSLVKAA, via the coding sequence ATGGCTTTCGGGGGATTTGAAAAGGACCGGGGAACCTTGAAATATCGCTGTCCTGCCCGGCACTACGGGGTGAAGTGCCGGGGAATGGAGCAGTGTTCCGCAAGGGGTGGAGTACGTATTCCTCTGGCAGAGGACCGGCGGGTCTTCACGCCCTTAGCGCGGTCCAGTTACAAATGGAAGACAACCTATAAGAAGCGTACGGCCGTGGAAAGGGTAAATGCCCGTTTGGATGAAGTCTATGGATTTGAAAAGCATTTTATCCGGGGTTTGAAAAAGATGAAGCTGCGTTGTGCACTGGCCCTGATGGTGATGCTGGCGATGGCCGTAGGCCGGCTACGACAAAAACAAGGAATAAATTTGAGAAGCCTGGTAAAGGCGGCCTGA
- the pyrR gene encoding bifunctional pyr operon transcriptional regulator/uracil phosphoribosyltransferase PyrR yields MKYKAQILDKEGIRRALTRIAHEIIERNKGTEGLALIGIRRRGVPLAERLAAKILEIEGSTVPVGTLDITLYRDDLPTLDQQPLVHRTEVPFPVSDKKIVLVDDVIYTGRTIRAALDALMDLGRPRVIQLAVLVDRGHRELPIRADYVGKNVPTSRREVVAVRLQETDGEERVLILEKD; encoded by the coding sequence ATGAAATACAAGGCCCAGATCCTGGATAAAGAGGGAATCCGGCGGGCACTAACCCGGATAGCCCACGAAATTATTGAGCGCAATAAGGGAACGGAGGGTCTGGCCCTGATCGGCATCCGCCGGAGGGGGGTGCCCCTGGCGGAAAGGCTGGCGGCGAAGATCCTGGAAATTGAAGGCAGCACCGTCCCGGTAGGCACCCTGGACATCACCCTGTACCGGGATGACCTGCCCACCCTGGATCAGCAACCACTGGTGCACCGTACGGAAGTGCCGTTTCCCGTTTCGGATAAAAAAATTGTGCTGGTGGATGATGTAATATACACCGGACGCACCATCCGGGCGGCCCTGGATGCCCTTATGGACCTGGGCCGGCCCCGGGTGATTCAACTGGCGGTCCTCGTTGACCGGGGCCACCGGGAACTACCCATCCGGGCCGATTACGTGGGTAAAAACGTTCCCACTTCCAGGCGGGAAGTGGTCGCGGTGCGGTTGCAGGAAACCGACGGTGAAGAAAGGGTGCTCATTTTAGAAAAAGATTAA
- a CDS encoding YqhV family protein produces MFLFLDRIVLSMALLRLLSSSIEFSAAILMLHFNRVETAFKINSLLALVGPTVLLTTTSLGLVGLAGKVSPSSMAIILLGVALIFIGVNRM; encoded by the coding sequence ATGTTTCTGTTCCTGGACCGCATCGTTTTAAGTATGGCTCTTTTACGGCTGCTCTCTTCATCCATTGAATTTAGCGCGGCCATATTAATGTTGCACTTTAACCGGGTGGAAACGGCTTTTAAAATAAATAGTCTTTTGGCCCTTGTGGGTCCAACAGTACTGCTTACAACTACCAGCCTGGGACTGGTGGGCTTGGCGGGTAAAGTTTCCCCTTCCAGCATGGCCATTATCCTGCTGGGAGTCGCCCTGATCTTTATCGGTGTTAACCGGATGTAG
- a CDS encoding DUF441 domain-containing protein: protein MPGVTLLVTLLLIGIVARSNLIAMAACVLLIIKLANLNFILPLLEKRGLELGLLFLLLSILVPVATGKISEREMLYNLTSLPGLLALFGGALATHLNGEGLKLLQLQPEIIFGLMIGSIFGIVFLGGVPVGPLMAAGITALFMELAAWLKH, encoded by the coding sequence ATGCCCGGAGTCACCCTATTGGTCACGCTGTTGTTGATCGGCATTGTCGCTCGCTCCAATCTCATTGCCATGGCAGCCTGTGTTTTGCTCATCATCAAGCTCGCTAACCTGAATTTTATCTTACCTCTGCTCGAAAAGCGCGGTTTGGAGCTGGGCCTGTTGTTTCTTTTGCTCTCCATCCTGGTACCCGTAGCCACGGGCAAAATCAGCGAGCGGGAAATGCTTTATAACCTTACCTCCCTGCCCGGGTTGCTGGCTCTATTTGGCGGGGCGCTGGCCACCCATCTCAATGGGGAGGGATTGAAGCTCCTGCAATTGCAGCCGGAAATTATCTTTGGCCTGATGATCGGCTCGATTTTTGGTATTGTCTTTTTAGGCGGCGTGCCTGTGGGTCCCCTCATGGCTGCCGGTATTACCGCCCTTTTTATGGAGCTGGCTGCCTGGTTAAAGCACTAG
- a CDS encoding MFS transporter, with product MKPQKNTLVLAALSGVPFIMVLGNSMLIPVLPAIKETLHLTQFKVSLLITLFSIPAGIVIPLAGFLSDRFGRKNVIAPALILYGLGGIVAGLAAIFLKNLAYPAILGGRILQGIGAAGTAPIAMALTGDLFTGKQRGIALGIIEAANGLGKVVSPILGALLGLITWYATFLFFPLVVIPVVLGLWFLIKEPESNRQAQSVNQYLKSIARIFEKKSAMLLTSFLGGAAALLILFGVLFFLSEHLETIFRLNGVRKGGALAIPVLFMSTTSYLTGRIIKKRLALMKWLVVGGLALIGGALTMIGFYRTTYLFFIAISLAGIGTGLTLPCLNTIITSSTATERRGLVTSLYGGVRFVGVALGPPLFGLLMGYGLPFMFWSMAALAGVTALLAAFLIRVRDMKAPTATEEKNRPALYTPQPAYGLAAHKPWNPPDERGP from the coding sequence ATGAAGCCGCAAAAAAATACCCTGGTGCTGGCTGCCTTAAGTGGGGTGCCCTTTATTATGGTTTTGGGCAATTCCATGCTCATCCCGGTGCTGCCCGCCATCAAGGAAACACTGCACCTCACCCAGTTTAAGGTCAGTCTGTTGATCACTCTCTTTTCCATCCCCGCCGGAATTGTCATTCCGCTGGCCGGCTTTTTGTCCGACCGCTTTGGCCGCAAAAATGTAATTGCGCCGGCGCTGATCCTTTACGGTCTGGGCGGCATAGTAGCCGGCCTGGCGGCCATTTTCCTGAAAAATCTGGCTTATCCAGCCATTCTCGGGGGGCGCATTTTGCAGGGCATCGGCGCGGCCGGGACTGCCCCCATTGCCATGGCCCTTACCGGGGACCTTTTCACCGGTAAGCAGCGGGGCATCGCTCTGGGCATCATCGAAGCCGCCAACGGCCTGGGCAAGGTGGTAAGCCCCATTCTAGGGGCCTTGTTGGGACTCATCACCTGGTATGCCACATTTCTTTTTTTCCCCCTGGTGGTTATTCCAGTGGTACTGGGGCTATGGTTCCTGATCAAAGAGCCGGAAAGCAACCGGCAGGCACAAAGTGTAAACCAGTATTTAAAATCCATCGCCCGGATTTTTGAGAAAAAATCCGCTATGCTGCTTACTTCCTTTCTGGGTGGGGCTGCAGCGTTACTCATTCTTTTCGGAGTGTTATTTTTTCTCTCCGAACACCTGGAAACGATTTTCCGGCTAAACGGAGTGCGCAAAGGCGGGGCTCTTGCCATACCGGTTCTATTTATGAGTACAACTTCTTACCTCACCGGCCGGATCATTAAAAAGCGCCTGGCATTAATGAAATGGCTGGTGGTGGGAGGTCTGGCCTTGATTGGCGGGGCTTTAACCATGATAGGTTTTTATCGCACCACCTATCTATTTTTTATCGCCATTTCCCTGGCCGGCATCGGTACCGGCCTGACCCTCCCCTGCCTGAACACCATTATTACCAGCTCCACGGCCACGGAAAGGCGGGGTCTGGTCACTTCGCTGTACGGCGGTGTACGGTTCGTGGGTGTAGCCCTGGGTCCTCCCCTTTTCGGCCTGTTAATGGGTTACGGCCTGCCCTTCATGTTTTGGAGCATGGCAGCCCTGGCGGGGGTTACTGCTCTGCTGGCCGCTTTTTTGATCCGGGTAAGGGACATGAAAGCACCCACGGCGACGGAAGAAAAAAATCGCCCCGCTCTTTATACCCCCCAACCGGCCTATGGACTGGCCGCGCACAAGCCCTGGAATCCCCCGGATGAACGGGGACCATGA
- a CDS encoding aspartate carbamoyltransferase catalytic subunit, producing MNWKRKDLLGLQNLSAEEIKLILDTAVPMKEILGRAIKKVPTLRGRTVVTLFYEPSTRTRTSFELAAKYLSADSVNISTSTSSVVKGETLKDTARTLAAMGADVVILRHPMAGAPNLLARTIRAAVINAGDGAHEHPTQALLDLFTVREKKGGLAGLNVAIIGDILHSRVARSNIWGFTKMGARVRICGPATMIPPEIEATGVQVCTRIEEALDGADVVMMLRIQLERQQRGLFPSIREYARLFGLNRERLALARSGALVMHPGPINRGVEIAPEVADGINSVINEQVTNGVAVRMALLYLLSGGGMPDA from the coding sequence ATGAACTGGAAGCGCAAGGACCTTCTCGGCCTGCAAAACCTGTCGGCGGAAGAAATAAAACTGATCCTTGATACGGCCGTGCCCATGAAGGAGATCCTGGGGCGCGCCATTAAAAAGGTGCCCACCTTAAGAGGGCGGACGGTGGTGACGTTGTTTTACGAACCCAGCACCCGCACCCGTACCTCCTTTGAGCTGGCCGCCAAGTATTTAAGTGCCGATAGCGTGAACATTTCAACCTCTACCAGTAGCGTGGTCAAGGGAGAAACCCTCAAGGACACTGCCCGGACGCTGGCGGCCATGGGCGCCGACGTGGTCATCCTGCGCCACCCCATGGCCGGGGCGCCAAACCTGCTGGCCCGCACCATCCGGGCGGCGGTAATTAACGCCGGGGATGGTGCCCATGAGCATCCCACCCAGGCCCTCCTGGACCTGTTTACCGTGCGGGAGAAAAAGGGAGGGCTGGCGGGACTCAACGTGGCCATTATCGGGGACATTTTGCACAGCCGGGTGGCCCGGTCCAACATCTGGGGTTTTACCAAAATGGGCGCCCGGGTGCGGATTTGTGGTCCCGCTACCATGATCCCTCCCGAGATAGAAGCCACCGGCGTCCAGGTGTGTACGCGTATAGAGGAGGCCCTGGACGGCGCCGACGTGGTGATGATGCTGCGCATCCAGCTTGAAAGACAGCAGCGGGGCCTTTTTCCCAGCATCAGGGAATACGCCCGTTTATTCGGTCTCAACCGGGAAAGACTGGCCCTGGCCCGTTCCGGTGCCCTGGTCATGCACCCCGGGCCAATAAACCGGGGGGTGGAAATAGCCCCGGAGGTGGCCGACGGGATTAACTCAGTGATTAACGAACAGGTTACCAACGGGGTGGCCGTGCGCATGGCTCTACTGTACCTGCTGAGTGGAGGGGGGATGCCGGATGCATAA
- the comA gene encoding phosphosulfolactate synthase — MSEQEGTRTWQAFLSFPLGKRLEKPRQQGLTMIIDKGLGLVETKDILHVCGQYIDFFKLGFGTPALYAPEVLEEKVHLVKSFGIDIYPGGTFFEVAILQGKIEEYLYLAKTIGFTAIEVSDGTITLPHEIREKAIARAADLGFKVLTEVGKKNEEHHSVQHLVEQIRRDLQHGAYRVILEGRESGINVGLYDGQGRFIQEELEELLCGIGDPRVLIWEAPRKNQQEELILRFGPNVNLGNIPPNEVLALEALRVGLRADTLKITL; from the coding sequence ATGAGCGAACAGGAGGGTACCCGGACATGGCAGGCATTCCTTAGCTTTCCCCTGGGTAAGAGACTGGAAAAACCGCGGCAGCAGGGCTTGACCATGATCATTGACAAGGGCCTGGGCCTGGTGGAAACAAAGGACATCTTGCATGTATGCGGTCAATACATTGATTTCTTCAAGCTGGGATTCGGTACTCCCGCTTTATACGCTCCGGAGGTGTTAGAGGAAAAAGTTCATCTCGTCAAGTCCTTTGGCATAGATATCTACCCCGGGGGAACATTCTTTGAGGTGGCCATACTACAGGGAAAAATTGAGGAGTACCTGTACCTGGCCAAAACCATTGGCTTTACAGCCATCGAAGTATCCGACGGCACGATCACCCTGCCCCACGAGATAAGGGAAAAAGCCATTGCCCGGGCCGCCGATCTGGGTTTTAAGGTATTAACGGAAGTTGGCAAAAAGAATGAGGAACACCACTCAGTCCAGCATTTAGTAGAGCAGATCCGCCGGGATCTCCAGCACGGGGCTTACCGGGTCATCCTGGAAGGCCGGGAGTCGGGTATCAACGTGGGCCTTTATGATGGCCAGGGGCGGTTCATCCAGGAGGAACTGGAGGAACTGCTTTGCGGCATCGGCGATCCCCGCGTGCTAATCTGGGAAGCGCCGCGCAAGAACCAGCAGGAAGAATTGATCCTGCGCTTTGGCCCCAACGTCAACCTGGGCAACATCCCCCCCAACGAAGTCCTGGCCCTGGAAGCCCTGCGGGTTGGTCTCCGGGCCGATACACTCAAAATCACTTTATAA